A single genomic interval of Flavihumibacter rivuli harbors:
- a CDS encoding L,D-transpeptidase family protein, which produces MKKCLPALLIVSGLAFLFACGNPSGSQPPEEVVIVKEPEQAEAKAHEQIRDLVSYLDEEKGKLNDSVRLPNYALLSTIYEENNYQPLWSEGDRWKPSGDSLFFMISKAKLFGLFPSDYHLPALLAIRNKIVTDTLARKNIALWCRADLLLSDGFLQMARHLKQGHLQRDSVTLRNDSLINDDFYLQQLRSSLSSGNIVGVLESLEPVHPDYKAIRAALPAFLDSVKFREYTYIQYPNKDSIALVQQVAQRLQESGLLNPSWEISDSTTFFNAVRSYQKSKGIRTTGRVGDQTVKSLNSTDWDKFRRIAVNLDRYRQLPEQMPLTYLWVNIPAYQLTVMDGDSIAFRSKVIVGTPKNRTPVLNSEVVNFITYPQWTVPYSIIFKEMLPKIQKDIRYLAKQNLMVVDKYDSVINPANIDWSKLSKTNFPYLLRQRQGDDNSLGVMKFNFRNKYAVYLHDTNARGLFSRSSRALSHGCVRVQDWEKLSHFLVRDDTITYHTDTLRAWIQRQEKHVVSNFPRVPIFIRYFTVEAVDGKIRFFEDIYGEDRLLVERHFLSKPIN; this is translated from the coding sequence TTGAAAAAATGCCTGCCTGCCTTGTTGATCGTTTCGGGACTTGCGTTCCTGTTTGCCTGTGGCAACCCCTCAGGTTCCCAGCCTCCTGAAGAAGTGGTGATCGTAAAGGAACCTGAGCAGGCAGAGGCCAAAGCGCATGAACAGATCAGGGACCTGGTCAGTTACCTCGATGAAGAAAAGGGTAAATTGAATGATTCTGTGCGGCTGCCCAATTATGCCTTGTTGTCGACCATTTATGAAGAGAATAATTACCAGCCTTTATGGAGTGAGGGGGACCGGTGGAAGCCATCAGGGGATTCCCTTTTTTTCATGATCAGCAAGGCGAAACTTTTCGGGTTATTCCCTTCTGATTACCATTTACCCGCCTTGCTTGCTATCCGGAACAAGATCGTTACGGATACCCTTGCCCGTAAGAATATCGCCCTTTGGTGCAGGGCCGACCTTCTGTTGAGTGATGGCTTTCTCCAGATGGCCCGCCACCTGAAACAGGGACATCTCCAACGCGATAGCGTGACCTTGCGCAATGATTCACTCATCAATGATGATTTCTACCTGCAGCAACTGCGATCTTCCCTGTCATCGGGTAATATCGTTGGTGTTTTGGAATCCCTTGAACCGGTACACCCGGATTACAAGGCCATAAGGGCCGCATTGCCGGCTTTCCTCGATTCGGTGAAATTCAGGGAGTATACCTATATACAGTACCCGAACAAGGACTCCATAGCACTTGTGCAACAGGTGGCCCAAAGATTACAGGAATCCGGTTTGTTGAATCCTTCATGGGAGATCAGCGACAGTACCACTTTCTTCAATGCAGTAAGGTCATACCAGAAATCCAAAGGCATCCGGACCACCGGTCGGGTAGGGGACCAGACCGTTAAGAGCCTCAATTCCACCGATTGGGACAAGTTCCGCAGAATCGCGGTTAACCTTGACCGTTACCGCCAATTGCCGGAACAAATGCCCCTGACCTACCTCTGGGTCAATATCCCGGCTTACCAACTGACCGTGATGGATGGGGATAGTATTGCTTTCCGCTCAAAGGTGATCGTGGGTACGCCGAAGAACAGGACACCCGTATTGAATAGTGAAGTGGTGAACTTTATTACCTACCCGCAATGGACGGTACCTTATAGTATCATCTTTAAGGAGATGTTGCCAAAGATCCAGAAGGATATCAGGTACCTGGCAAAGCAGAACCTGATGGTAGTGGATAAGTATGATAGTGTGATCAATCCTGCCAATATTGATTGGTCAAAATTGAGCAAGACCAATTTTCCCTACCTGTTAAGGCAGCGCCAGGGGGATGATAATTCGCTGGGGGTAATGAAGTTCAATTTCCGCAATAAATATGCGGTTTACCTGCATGATACTAATGCCCGGGGCCTGTTCTCCCGTTCCTCCAGGGCCCTGAGCCATGGCTGTGTAAGGGTACAGGACTGGGAAAAGCTCTCCCATTTCCTGGTGAGGGACGATACCATTACCTACCATACCGACACCCTAAGGGCCTGGATCCAGCGCCAGGAGAAGCATGTAGTCAGCAATTTCCCGAGGGTGCCCATATTTATCCGCTATTTTACCGTGGAGGCTGTTGATGGGAAGATCAGGTTTTTTGAGGATATCTATGGCGAGGACCGGCTATTGGTAGAGCGTCATTTCCTATCCAAACCTATAAACTGA
- a CDS encoding septal ring lytic transglycosylase RlpA family protein, protein MKILSRLTLAIGLMAPVAGRSQDGKLVDTGFASPPAAKRKANTAKVQYGTASYYAAKFNGRKTSSGELYDSKKFTAAHNGLPLGTWIKVTNLRNGRTVVVKVNDRLHHRNTRLVDLSGAAAAKLGYLSRGLTKVKVEVLGKKKPEADSGEMTN, encoded by the coding sequence ATGAAAATCCTGTCAAGATTAACCCTGGCCATTGGGCTGATGGCCCCGGTTGCCGGTCGTTCCCAGGATGGGAAGCTGGTAGATACCGGTTTTGCCAGTCCCCCGGCGGCCAAAAGAAAGGCCAATACCGCCAAGGTACAATATGGAACCGCCAGTTATTATGCTGCCAAGTTCAATGGCAGGAAAACTTCCAGTGGTGAACTATATGATAGCAAGAAGTTCACAGCTGCGCATAATGGTCTTCCGTTAGGCACATGGATAAAAGTAACGAACCTTCGTAACGGGCGAACTGTTGTAGTCAAGGTAAATGACCGTCTCCACCACAGGAATACCCGCCTGGTGGACCTTTCCGGGGCTGCTGCCGCCAAACTTGGCTACCTTAGCAGGGGCCTGACCAAGGTAAAAGTGGAAGTCCTGGGGAAGAAAAAGCCGGAAGCGGATAGCGGTGAGATGACGAATTAA
- a CDS encoding OmpA family protein — MKKIFMSLFALCSISIVAFSQDYEYKKRPAIGIHFFGNDFQTPQRIKESSLSDVLENGEWAKFNEHKFGFGVNYMKGLTNTFDFSTTLGVSFVDYPVPNRTSTGNSEALFEWDAMVHAKMVPDKYWVSPYLSAGIAASKWKGYWGAIVPVGVGLQVNFYDEAFLLINSQYRMKVTNTTANHFYHSIGIAGNIGKPKQPKVLPPPPPPIVLDTDKDGIVDSVDACPTEPGLVALNGCPDKDNDGIADKDDKCPDVPGIARYQGCPIPDSDNDGVNDEEDKCPQVAGLARYQGCPIPDRDNDGVNDEEDRCPDIAGPADNGGCPKLETSKFNASNVQFVTGSAALTAAAKKELDKAARILNEEYPQLKVEIGGHTDNTGKAELNQTLSQKRAEAVKAYLVKKGVVADRLNAVGYGQDQPVADNANAAGRAQNRRVEFKVSQ; from the coding sequence ATGAAGAAAATTTTTATGTCATTGTTCGCGCTGTGCAGCATTTCAATTGTTGCATTCAGCCAGGACTATGAGTACAAAAAGCGTCCTGCTATTGGAATCCATTTCTTTGGAAACGACTTTCAAACCCCGCAGCGTATCAAAGAATCCTCATTAAGTGATGTTCTGGAAAATGGGGAATGGGCTAAATTCAACGAGCACAAATTTGGTTTTGGCGTTAACTACATGAAAGGCCTGACCAATACCTTCGATTTCTCTACAACCCTTGGCGTTTCCTTTGTGGATTACCCTGTACCCAACAGGACTTCCACTGGCAATAGCGAAGCCCTTTTCGAATGGGATGCCATGGTTCATGCCAAGATGGTTCCGGATAAATATTGGGTGAGCCCCTATCTTTCCGCAGGTATTGCCGCCTCTAAGTGGAAAGGTTATTGGGGAGCTATCGTGCCTGTTGGTGTTGGTCTCCAGGTGAACTTTTATGATGAAGCTTTCCTGCTGATCAATTCACAGTACCGCATGAAGGTTACCAATACCACCGCTAACCATTTCTACCACAGCATAGGTATTGCCGGTAATATCGGTAAGCCCAAACAGCCTAAGGTACTGCCTCCGCCTCCTCCGCCAATTGTACTGGATACGGATAAGGATGGCATTGTGGATTCAGTCGACGCTTGTCCTACTGAACCCGGACTGGTAGCCCTGAACGGTTGCCCTGACAAGGATAACGACGGTATAGCTGATAAAGATGATAAGTGTCCTGATGTTCCCGGTATCGCCCGCTACCAGGGTTGTCCTATTCCTGATAGTGATAACGATGGCGTGAACGATGAGGAAGACAAGTGTCCCCAGGTTGCCGGTCTGGCCCGTTACCAGGGTTGTCCTATTCCTGACCGTGATAATGATGGTGTGAACGATGAAGAAGACCGTTGTCCTGATATCGCCGGCCCTGCTGATAATGGCGGATGTCCCAAGCTGGAAACTTCGAAGTTCAACGCATCCAATGTTCAGTTTGTAACCGGTAGCGCTGCCCTGACTGCTGCTGCCAAGAAGGAACTGGATAAGGCTGCAAGGATCCTGAATGAAGAATACCCCCAGTTGAAGGTGGAGATCGGTGGTCATACCGATAATACCGGTAAGGCAGAACTTAACCAGACACTTAGCCAGAAGCGTGCTGAAGCTGTTAAAGCTTACCTCGTGAAGAAGGGTGTAGTTGCAGATCGCCTGAATGCTGTTGGTTATGGCCAGGATCAGCCGGTTGCCGATAACGCAAATGCTGCCGGTCGCGCCCAGAACCGTAGGGTTGAATTCAAAGTAAGCCAGTAA
- a CDS encoding penicillin-binding protein 1A translates to MKHTVQVFWKIVLWGFAAFVLLLLLINFGIFGKLPSLSELENPSVLQATEVYASDGTLMGKFYRDRGNRSNVDYNDISKHVVNALVATEDERFYDHSGIDGRSVARAVIFLGREGGGSTITQQLALNMFSERARNPITRVIQKLKEWIIAIKLERNFTKEEILTLYLNTVPFGENVYGIRNAALTFFQKEPDRLNVEEAAVLVGMLKGNTIYNPRKNPKAAVNRRNVVLDQMVKNNYLTETKGKELKLKPIALNYKKQDENAGLAPYFREVLRDDIKKWCKEHTNPATGDPYDIYKDGLRIYTTINPRMQLYAEEAVAKHMPVLQKALNAQSSVKKGAVWNGRNNVLESAMKNSDRWENMKEDGASDEEIRASFKQKVQMKVFAWNSKRELDTIMTPLDSIKYHRQMLQTSFMVMDPITGEVKAWVGGIDFKNYKYDHVNINTKRQVGSSIKPFLYCQAIEEAGFTPETPVPNVAQNFPGFGMVPAKGECKGNTVSMASALTYSLNCATAYLMKQVTPKRFVDFLHNINIKTEMEAYPSICLGAVDLSMYEMLYGYTMFANRGFSTEPVYITRIEDRNGNVLESFQPKMNQVISEAAAYTMVKMLGGPVEMGTAKGLRARLGAAEMGGKTGTTNDNADAWFIGFTPQLLGGTWIGCDDRFIRLESGLGYGGQAARPIWEYFFQKVYADKTLGIDKEARFVQPEQMRNETMFDYMNIIDQAPPPGAEGVDQGNGQADDYLSVPDTSNVPVESQLNPEEENILKEAKGNNKEEKKATNKPAVQEPPKEEKKKGLFKKIFGGKDKKNGE, encoded by the coding sequence ATGAAACATACCGTACAAGTTTTCTGGAAAATTGTCCTTTGGGGTTTTGCAGCCTTCGTACTATTGCTGCTGCTGATCAACTTTGGCATTTTCGGCAAGCTTCCATCCCTTAGCGAATTGGAGAACCCTTCTGTCCTTCAGGCAACAGAAGTGTATGCCTCAGATGGCACACTGATGGGCAAGTTCTACCGCGATAGGGGCAACAGGAGCAATGTTGACTATAATGATATTTCCAAGCATGTTGTCAATGCCCTGGTGGCCACCGAAGACGAACGCTTTTATGACCATTCCGGTATCGATGGCCGTTCTGTGGCCAGGGCGGTGATCTTCCTGGGCCGCGAAGGCGGTGGTTCTACCATTACCCAGCAGCTCGCCCTGAACATGTTTTCGGAAAGGGCCAGGAACCCGATCACAAGGGTGATCCAGAAACTGAAGGAATGGATCATTGCCATCAAACTGGAAAGGAATTTTACGAAGGAAGAGATCCTGACACTCTACCTGAATACGGTACCCTTCGGTGAGAACGTATATGGTATCCGCAATGCGGCCCTTACCTTTTTCCAGAAGGAACCCGACCGCCTCAACGTTGAAGAGGCCGCTGTCCTGGTGGGCATGCTGAAAGGCAATACCATTTACAATCCCCGTAAGAACCCGAAGGCTGCAGTGAACCGAAGGAATGTGGTGCTGGACCAGATGGTAAAGAACAACTACCTCACCGAAACCAAGGGTAAGGAACTGAAGCTAAAGCCGATCGCCCTCAACTACAAGAAGCAGGATGAGAATGCCGGCCTCGCCCCCTATTTCAGGGAGGTCCTGAGGGATGATATCAAGAAATGGTGTAAGGAACACACCAATCCCGCTACCGGCGACCCTTACGATATTTACAAAGATGGCCTGAGGATCTATACTACCATCAACCCCAGGATGCAATTGTATGCCGAAGAGGCCGTGGCCAAGCATATGCCTGTACTGCAAAAAGCCCTGAACGCCCAGTCATCTGTGAAGAAGGGAGCCGTTTGGAATGGTCGCAATAATGTGCTGGAATCAGCCATGAAAAACAGCGACCGCTGGGAAAACATGAAGGAGGATGGCGCCAGTGACGAAGAGATCAGGGCCAGTTTTAAGCAGAAGGTCCAGATGAAGGTATTTGCCTGGAACTCCAAGCGTGAACTCGACACCATCATGACCCCGCTGGACTCCATCAAGTACCACCGCCAGATGTTGCAGACCTCCTTTATGGTGATGGATCCCATAACCGGCGAGGTGAAGGCCTGGGTAGGGGGAATTGATTTCAAGAACTACAAGTACGACCACGTTAATATCAATACCAAGCGCCAGGTGGGTTCTTCCATCAAGCCCTTCCTGTATTGCCAGGCCATTGAAGAGGCAGGCTTTACCCCTGAAACACCAGTGCCCAACGTGGCCCAGAACTTCCCGGGTTTTGGTATGGTACCGGCCAAGGGAGAATGTAAAGGCAATACGGTTTCCATGGCCAGCGCCCTTACCTATTCCCTGAACTGTGCCACAGCCTACCTGATGAAGCAGGTGACACCAAAGCGTTTTGTGGATTTCCTCCACAATATCAATATCAAGACGGAAATGGAAGCCTATCCTTCCATCTGCCTTGGCGCCGTTGACCTGTCCATGTACGAGATGCTTTATGGCTATACCATGTTCGCCAACAGGGGCTTCAGCACTGAACCCGTTTACATCACGCGGATAGAAGACCGTAATGGCAACGTTCTGGAATCCTTCCAGCCTAAGATGAACCAGGTGATCAGCGAAGCTGCAGCCTATACCATGGTGAAGATGCTGGGTGGTCCCGTTGAAATGGGTACTGCAAAAGGCCTAAGGGCCAGGTTGGGTGCCGCTGAAATGGGCGGTAAAACAGGTACCACCAACGACAATGCCGATGCCTGGTTCATAGGTTTCACCCCCCAGTTGCTGGGCGGCACCTGGATCGGTTGCGATGACCGCTTCATCAGGCTGGAAAGCGGCCTTGGTTATGGTGGCCAGGCCGCCAGGCCGATCTGGGAATATTTTTTCCAGAAGGTTTATGCCGATAAGACCCTGGGTATTGATAAGGAGGCCAGGTTTGTCCAACCCGAGCAAATGCGGAACGAGACCATGTTCGACTACATGAATATCATTGACCAGGCTCCACCGCCCGGTGCCGAGGGAGTTGACCAGGGTAATGGCCAGGCAGATGACTACCTCTCCGTTCCCGACACCAGCAATGTACCAGTAGAATCCCAACTCAATCCGGAAGAAGAGAATATTTTGAAAGAGGCCAAGGGCAACAATAAGGAAGAAAAGAAAGCCACCAACAAGCCTGCCGTCCAGGAGCCGCCTAAGGAAGAAAAGAAGAAAGGACTATTCAAAAAAATCTTCGGTGGAAAGGATAAGAAGAACGGCGAATGA